GCATTCGCGGGGATGGTGCCGGTACCTGAGATCGAGGCAGCAACTGTCCAACTGTTCTCGGATCTGATCGCGGTCATCAATACCACCGCCCTGCTCTTGTTAGTTGCTGGCTGGCGGTTCATCAAACGCGGCGAGATTCGGAAACACCGAGCGGCGATGCTCACAGCCTTCGGCCTCATTATGCTCTTTCTCGTTCTGTACGTCTGGAAAGTAGGTGGCGGGTTCGAAAAAGCGTTCGTCGGCCCGACACTCGTCACGTACGTGTACTGGGCACTGCTCGCCGTCCATATTCTCCTGTCAGTCGTCTCGGTACCGGTCGTCCTCCATGCGGTTATACTCGGGCTTACGCACTCACCCGCGGAGCTTCGTGATACCGTTCACCCTCGTGTTGGTCGAGTTGCAGTCGCTACTTGGACGCTGAGCCTGTTCCTCGGCGTCGTGACGTATATACTGCTCAACCACATCTACGACTGGGAACGGGTTCGGCTCAGTACTGCTGCCATTCTGGTGTTCGGACCGGCCATTTGGCGCCGACGAGTTCTATAGTGTCAGTATCAATAGATAGTTCCCATATCTATCAACCGCTTGGAAAATGTTAAATCGTAATCGATCCGTCTGACATAATTCGGTTGAATTATACCGAACGAGATGAATCCTCAGAGTATGAATAAGGGACTTGGCAACGCAATAGTGGTGGCAATGCTACTCTTACTGTTTATAATGTATATCTTGTATGTAATGACCCCAGATCCAGCGGGATCACCGACGGTGAGTTTGATCATCAACGGGTCTCTAGGGGCCATTATTATCCTCACCATTGCTCTCGTTGGGGTAGTGATGAGAGACGCTGATTTCGGCACACATTAGTCAACCACCACGCAGCACGACGATGATGAATAAGTAGTAGAATTCAAACCGAGAGCAGGAGTAAAGGAGAAATCGTCACGACAAGGTGAAACTCACCAGACCAAACCTGGAGGCCGAGCGAGACCAAACGGGATCAATTCCGCTAGCTTGGTTGAATCACGGCCCGCAATAGAAATCAGTGTTTTTATGCGCGGATACGACTCGCTATTCTATGTGTCCTCTGAGAGAACTCCCATTCTAAATCTCCAATGGATGCGCACCATTCGTCTGCAGCGTGCGATCATCGTCATCACCGCCGTCGCACTCGTTGCTCGGCTCCTCTTCCTCGGTCAGCGGGTTGCCCACTTTGACGAAGGACGCGTCGGCTACTGGACCCTCCGGTATATGCAGACTGGGTCATTTCACTACCATTACATTACTCACGGGCCATTCATCCAGTTGATGAACACCTACGTCTTTACCCTACTTGGAGCAACTGACCTGACGTCTCGGCTCGTCGTGGCTGTCGTCGGTGGATTACTTCCTGGGACTTCCCTCCTGTTCCGAAACCATCTCAAAAAGGATGAACTAGTGGCGTTGGCACTCTTTCTCGCCTTCAATCCTGTACTCCTGTATTACTCCCGCTTCTTGCGCAGTACCATCTTAGTTGCCGGGTTCATGTTCGCCGCGTTCGGCTGTCTCGTCCGTGTCTATGATACACGACGGATACAGTATGTCTATGCGGCGGTCGTCTTGATAGCGCTGAGCTTCACTGCAAAGGAGAATGCTGCGGTCTATCTTCTCACGTGGCTCGGGGCGACGGCCCTAGTTGTGGACCATTCGCTCTTTCGACCGGGGACTGATAGAACTGGATTTACACGTCTCCAGTCAATCTGGCACCAGTTGGTTCAACAGTGGCCCTCCTATCGGAGAGCTCTCCCCAGATATATTGGCCATTCAGTCCTGGTCACTGGACTATTTCTCGGCATCATCCTGTTTTTCTATGCGCCGCGGACGGCTGATCCCAGCGGGGTGGGACTGTGGCAGGCACTTACGAATCCGGACCGCTTCCTTTCGCTTGTTGATGCAACAGTGACGGATATCGAGGCGGGGTATTCGTACTGGTTCGGCGGTGTCTCGCGAGAAGAGAACCTCGTCACGGTCTTCCTTGGCTTCTTCGGGCGATTCGTCG
This genomic window from Halogeometricum sp. S3BR5-2 contains:
- a CDS encoding DUF420 domain-containing protein — translated: MAISEDVRRYTRAHPRHVTAVVSVIGYAVVIGAFAGMVPVPEIEAATVQLFSDLIAVINTTALLLLVAGWRFIKRGEIRKHRAAMLTAFGLIMLFLVLYVWKVGGGFEKAFVGPTLVTYVYWALLAVHILLSVVSVPVVLHAVILGLTHSPAELRDTVHPRVGRVAVATWTLSLFLGVVTYILLNHIYDWERVRLSTAAILVFGPAIWRRRVL
- a CDS encoding flippase activity-associated protein Agl23, whose translation is MRTIRLQRAIIVITAVALVARLLFLGQRVAHFDEGRVGYWTLRYMQTGSFHYHYITHGPFIQLMNTYVFTLLGATDLTSRLVVAVVGGLLPGTSLLFRNHLKKDELVALALFLAFNPVLLYYSRFLRSTILVAGFMFAAFGCLVRVYDTRRIQYVYAAVVLIALSFTAKENAAVYLLTWLGATALVVDHSLFRPGTDRTGFTRLQSIWHQLVQQWPSYRRALPRYIGHSVLVTGLFLGIILFFYAPRTADPSGVGLWQALTNPDRFLSLVDATVTDIEAGYSYWFGGVSREENLVTVFLGFFGRFVEVLFTYAGPLVLFAVGGFVLERYGTRSVRYLVMFASYWGFVSILGYPLGTDIFGAWLTVNALVPLAIPAAVGLAWLYRQATDAWDRDDRLSASVIVILLLLVGGQVAVTTVNSVYRHPTADHNGLVQYAQPVDDFRPGLQTLDGRSASDRGVDVVFYGEELLVENPPQRGIRPLCADISSTLPLQWYLTRANATATCAANETEFDRVVSDARPVVVIARAKHQGTLADDLDGYVARTYRLRTSNAEVVMFIDTRQSEQRSRTISSRESHRWEPRRSPSNWALDGWAAT